In Denticeps clupeoides chromosome 1, fDenClu1.1, whole genome shotgun sequence, a single window of DNA contains:
- the ppp1r14d gene encoding protein phosphatase 1 regulatory subunit 14B — MASEASTQSRVMFQTKEEEPPHRKLGKLTVKYNRKDLQRRLDIEEWIDGQLHLLFDCEEEEIPELEIDIDELLDLSDSEQRSRLQELLQECGKPKEDFINGLLYRMKGLRKMSGPLKK; from the exons ATGGCGTCGGAAGCAAGCACCCAGTCCCGGGTGATGTTCCAAACCAAAGAGGAGGAACCCCCGCATCGCAAGCTGGGCAAGCTGACGGTGAAATACAACCGCAAGGACCTGCAGAGGCGGCTCGACATCGAGGAGTGGATCGATGGACAGCTGCACCTGCTGTTTGACTGTGAG gaggaggagatcCCAGAACTGGAGATTGACATTGATGAGCTGCTGGACCTCTCAGATTCAGAGCAGAGATCGCGACTGCAG GAGCTCCTGCAGGAATGTGGCAAGCCAAAAGAG GATTTCATCAATGGCTTATTGTATCGAATGAAAGGTCTACGGAAGATGTCTGGACCCTTGAAGAAATAG